One window of Leopardus geoffroyi isolate Oge1 chromosome B3, O.geoffroyi_Oge1_pat1.0, whole genome shotgun sequence genomic DNA carries:
- the LOC123583095 gene encoding E3 ubiquitin-protein ligase RNF4-like has product MNTRMCCSSMVNSRQTREFHTAGEGGPTPEMVLETELIDLRESDEIVDLTCESLEPAVIDLTYHDSVVITEERRRPSGNKRSLQRQTGNCVVSSDKEELRRNRDVYVTNRTSHNALEEEALSCTLPGYIRCRICMDGYSEIELSRRHVYSTECGHIFCSCCLCTSLKYSKNCPVCLKKISCHQYHCIYI; this is encoded by the coding sequence ATGAATACAAGAATGTGCTGCAGTAGCATGGTGAATTCCAGACAAACCCGAGAATTCCACACAGCTGGGGAAGGAGGCCCTACTCCTGAGATGGTCTTAGAAACAGAACTGATAGATCTCAGGGAAAGTGATGAAATAGTTGACCTCACCTGTGAATCCCTAGAACCTGCAGTGATTGACCTAACTTACCACGACTCTGTTGTGATTACTGAAGAAAGGAGGAGGCCAAGTGGAAACAAAAGGTCACTCCAAAGGCAAACTGGCAACTGTGTGGTGAGCAGTGATAAGGAGGAGCTGAGGAGAAACAGAGATGTGTATGTGACCAACAGGACCTCCCATAATGCCCTGGAAGAAGAAGCTTTAAGTTGCACACTACCTGGTTATATCCGGTGTCGAATTTGTATGGACGGGTACTCGGAGATTGAACTGAGTAGGCGACATGTTTACTCTACAGAATGTGGCCACATCTTCTGTAGTTGCTGCCTCTGCACTTCCcttaaatatagtaaaaattgcccagtttgtttgaaaaaaatcagcTGTCATCAGTACCACTGTATTTATATATGA